The DNA window atatagtaataataataataataataataataataataataataataataataataataataataataataataataataataataataataataataataataataataataataataataataataataataataataataataataataataataataataataataataataataataataataataataataataataataataatattaataataataatattaataataataataataataatgtaataataataataatgtaataataataataatgtaataataataataatataataataataataatataataataataatataattagaagaaaaataacataatataataaaataataataataataaaaatataatatgaatatgaatCTACTAATGAATACGATaatgaatatgaataatgacgacgacgacgacgacgacgacgacgacgacgacgacgacgacgacgacgacgacgacgacgacgacgacgacgacgacgacgatgatgataatgataatgatgatgatgatgctgatgatgatgatgatgatgatgataaaaataatattaataataatgataattaataataataattataaagttcAATCGTGACAAAGCACGTATCCTTATTAAAACgtgaggaagaaaaggaagcagGTTCCTCTTCGAGGATAGACTCGCGTCGCGTTCGaaggataataaattcatCCCGATTAATGAGGGATGATGATGGAACGTGTATCAGTTTCGTTCAGTGCACGGTGGAACGCGCGAGTAGGGTGGATCACGAATGTTTCACGACTATAACGCCAGGCCGTTGTTGAGCCTGTTGTTGGACTTGAAACTGAAGGAAGTTATTCACGTCGGTAGCATGAAGAAgccgttgctgttgctgttgttgttgttgttgttgctgctgctgctgttgttgttgttgctgttgttgttgctgttgcttcgtcgtcgtcgtcgtcgtcgacgacgtCGAAGATGCTGTCGTCGAATTAGACGAACTCTGATTGGTCGACGGTATCGTCGACGTTTGTTCGGTGCCCGTTGATTGTGAATTCGAGGTCGAATTCGTGCTCGTAGACGAACACTTGACGTTCGATGGATTTTTCATGGTAGACTTGTTAGTCAATGCCAATGGCTCGTTCGTCAATGCCAATGGCTCGTCGCTAAAAAGATGATCACCTTCAAGATGGCGGATTGCCTCGACGATCGTTTCCAGATTCTGTCTGGATGTATTCGCGAGATAGAGCCTCGCTTGTGGCGTGCCATCGTCCAATGAATTCGACGGTGATGGTAAtctacgaagaaaataaattgatccgtatttctttttttcttttttttttttctttcttttttttaagtcagggtaatcattttcttttctgtttgttttttcttttcttttcttttctgaagACAAAAATCAATAAGTTGGAAtagaattttgtttaattactaatatataacaacattaattatttatattaaatatcgtattaaaaaatctAACACGATCCTATATATTATCCTAAGCAggatataatttgtattattcttttatttaaaatctctCGGTAATACCTAtacgtaataaataatgacgatgTTACCTTTCAACTTCAACCTTGGGTTCTGCCTTCATTGCAGCCTCAAGAACACTGGGCAATCGTTGTGGTTCAGCGGGTGGTGAGAAAGGTCTGCTAGGACTGGTCGTGATATATTGTGgcgaagaatttttaaaatcagTATTCGATGAGCCATAAGTGACGCGACTCGATGAAGAAAAGGAATCAGCAGTAGTTTGCTCCTCGAGACTCGCGAAAACAGTATTCTGAGCAAAAGCTACGATTTTCGGGCTACTCGGTCTGGATTCCTCTTCCTTCAAATCCTCAGCTGATACCAAATCACCGGGCTGAGGAGATAACGGTGGTGAACTTGGCTCAGGACTCGAAGTTTCCACTGTTTGAGTCGAGCCTACCGCAGGTATTGACATAACCGATACCACTTGTAACGCGGCAACTGCTTCTTCAGTTTCTTGATTCATAACATTGTCCGTATGTTCAATTAcctgaataaaaaataaataatatattcgccataggattaatttattattaaatcctatcttattattcgactacaaaagaaagattattattttaagattaatACATTATTTGGCTAAagttacatatttacatatttatcttataagCTTTTTatagggggagggggagggggtaatattataaaaaaaaactttaccGATAATGGTCATCATTGCATTTTTCGATATTTGTTActctttattatgattcatAAATACAACCTCCTGCATATgttagtaaataaatattatataatgattatgaatGAAGTTAGTAAAGTCGAATGTTAGTCACCAATGATCTTTATGACATTTAATGTATAGATCAATtcactttatttattatatgattttcTGTATCTCTTAAGTTCATCTGcatctttaatttcattaaaaattattgaaagggagagaggagaaagggggggagggagggagaggaggagagagaaagagataaatagatagatagatagataaatagatagagagagagagagagagagagagagagagagagagagagagagagagagaaaatgtaccTCGTGAGGCTGATACGCAATCAGCTGATTATCCCGGAATCTTTCCGGATACAGCTGACTCTGAATGGCTCTCATCTGCTTTTCCAAATGCAGTCTTGCGTGACGTTCTCTCTCCAACTGTCGTCTAAGCTCCACGACCTCGCTGCTTACCACGGAATGGCTCTCTGTTGTCACCGTAATTACAGAAAGAGGCTCCGGGGACATACTGCCTAATCCTTCGTCGCCACTCTCGCTTACATGCACCGGCAAACTTACAACAACGCCTGTAAACGTTACAttttaaatgtacatataaaaaaaaaaaaaatatatatatatatatatatatagtacatacaatttataaaaaaaattacagcaagaaaatgaaataaaaaacaaaaaacttttgaaataaatttcgaacAAGTTCGgcttattaaagataaataccTTAAAATaactattctctttctcgatcaactaacattattataaattcacgTTAAACTTGTTTAGAATTagatattgaatttaatttatgttaatattatacaagGTATACAGGGTATACCTTTCATGTAAAATAGCGGTTGCTTAATATAcagtattttaattaaatgtaattatagtacgagagaatgaataatttatatataaacatttataaaagatGGGTAAAACGGCCtatctaattaattatcttatctagttaaacgatataaaaattaaatttttgtactttaaaatcattcgaattatgtatgaaaaattgtttataacatcGCATCTGATAATTAAtctatcctatatatatatatatatatatatatatatgcataaaaattatataaacggCTGTTTTAAATCCTATACAAtgtataaatgattatatataaattattaattatatttattacaataatcatataaGCAATATCAATacatcaaatttaaaaaaaaatcgataagtaaagataattaaatagaaaaagaaaaaaagaaaagaactcaCCTTGATTATCAGGCTTGCGTTTTTTGATAGGTAAATCACCACCTTCGTGTTGATTCACAAGTCGCTTCAATTGACAGTTCTGCGACAACAACTGTGTTTTCTCTTGTTCTAACTGATAAATGTATTCGGCAGTCTGTTGAAGTATCGCAGCCTGTAACGAAAAAGATTAcgtagaattaaaataaagaataatcgataaaaattatatcaccttatgacatttaaaaatattcacgataatcaatattaattctttaaagatataataaatttaattgcgAAATTTcctaatgaataattaacaaataattaacaaattaagtAACGAAGTAATTcgaatttgtaattattatagcagaatatatatatatatcaaaggtTCGTTTTTCTAGCTCATCTactgttcaaaaaaaaaagcaaataattCTCTTTGTAATAACAAAATACGATACAAATGcaacgtaataaaatatatccaaaaaaaaaaaagacaaaaatatgaCATGCAAagatttatcgttcttatccgaTTAAActctatattataattttcatttttatttgtataatttcaCAAAGAAGGCACGATCgtctttattttatcattaactaAATGTGAACTTGTTTCTGTTGTAAAACTTCACTCGTACATGTGACTACGATTTAAcatataacgtatataaaataaataaaaaataaaaaaaaaaagagattaaaaaaaaaaaaacaaaaaaaaggaagaaagaaagggaaaaaattattccgtccgagagaaaggtaaagagaaagaaaaaaaggttcgTGACCGGCATTCGTGATGAATCGAACGTAAAAACACGTGTACGTAGTAACGTAGTACGTAGTATAACCAGATACAGGTGTTTCTTACGCACTATTTACAACCTGTAccggagaaggaaggaaagagaaggggaaggaaagagagagaagaaagaaagagagaaagagagagagagagagagagagagagagaaagagaaaaagagagagacaggaaggGACTTCCTGTTTACGTGGAAGAAGGTTAAAGGGTTTCACACACGATAGCCTAGTAGTACGCACGCACGAATCGATGACATCCGCTATCACATATCACCTACGCGATCTCGTACAAcgtagtaaaattaaaaaaagaaaaaagagacatatagataataaacagaaaattatgaaaaaaagcaTACGGTAGAGTCTAAAATGGCAAGAGGGCTGAAAACAAAAGGGGCCAGTTGACACCGAATGGTAGGAAGGTAATGGAGAACGGGTGCACGGTTAGCACCTGCCGACAGGTGGCTAACGAGTGCCAGATGCTGATACGATGCGTTTAAAATTTGATGGAAAAGTAAAACGTAAATAAGTGGATGCGTTCtcgtttcaatttttttcggtttcttttattattttttccttttcgatcATCGAtccgatcaaaaaaaaaaatatttttctattcctttattTCCCTTCCGACAAATATTTACGTAGCATCAGTGTGATttgattttatcataaattaatctgacaaataaatgtaactttaatttaatttgatttaatttaatttaatttaattgaatttaatttaatttaatttaatttaatttaatttaatgttagtgttaattaaattgatttaacttaatttaaataaataagatcgcttttatttaaattttattaaaatatatgcattcatttaaatatgttattattataaataataatgaagctaatataaagtttattaaatgcaaatgaaataaattcagCCATAGAAAATATGAACTAGTAATGAGggcatataaaattataataatgaagttTACACACAATaagaagtaatattatttcgtcgaatatttaatttcactGTTGACTtcttcgaaaagagaaaaaaactatACGAagattaacgtaaataatttaatttatttccagTTAAAAAGttcatcgattaataattatttaattaattagttaatcgattaattaataataaagtaattacaTTTGTTACAGATCGAGTGCAGCTATAAGTACTCAAAATATACAGCTAtaagttgtaaaaaaaaaaaatcttccgattacatcgttatatttatattcaatattttctttcatatttattatatttatttactttgttACATTACAAAGATTCATGTTTAAAAAACTTAATGGTtttagttatattattttatcatgacgcatcgtttctttttttttctctttaaaaattttctatcgtcgataaaataaaataaaaaagaaaaaaaatcacagaaaaagaaaaaaaaaaaaaagaagaaaatattcttcgttataaatattctaattttatcGTAGTCGACTAATAGAATCAATCGAAATCCTTCGAATAGTAGTTGGTCTTAACGTGGGTCAAAGATCAAAGACTTCATCGGAACTATGCGGATACAAACGCGGATCCGTATAATTCTCGAAgatgtttcttcttctcgcaCATAATATGGCTGacggaataaagaaaagttcaCTCGTACTATGtatgcaaaagaaaataaatgtttaccAACTcccttattatgtttaaacacAAATAAACACGATAAATGCACAGATTTTTATTCCATATTAAAATCTTcttgatttattttcgttgaatattatttacgacATAATgatattacgtttattttattttcattttcttttcttttttcatttaaactcatattttcatttatcccGTTccgtcatttctttcttttttctttaaaaacgtttatattatttttccatttactCCGTTACCATTATATCTCATAATAAACTTCTTAATAATGGCGACCAGTGACCATTTctaattttgaaattaaacCTTTTGGTCAGTCTTATTTATTGTCtatttctttcactttcaTAACCATCCTTCATTTGACCTCGACCATAAAATCATTCGCTCATCTTTCAAATAATCGACCTTGGCGCGACaagtaaattttctattttttccctttcgagTTTCTCGAGTTTATAattgagataaataatatcgattaatcgtTCATTGTTTTGCTTCTTCATTATTGCTTCTgtcgttttattttcattcgtaatcgatattcgaaacaaaaaagaaagatcgtttttaataattattatttttaagtatCGCAAAAAgtaaactataatatataatttaacctATTTTCTTGaagtaaaagataatgaaatttaacagttaattaatattgaaaattggaTCTTCAATCACAATGATCTcatctaattaaaaaatattgccttccttaataaaatatatttataattttcttcccTTAGAACTTTTATtacttcaataaaaatatttcatgtatagaacgattaaaatgaaaagatcgttatataaaacttttattcataatcataatctattaattaacacattaattaaaatagtttCTATTTCTACGTATATcctttattatatagaatataacaaattttaaatataatttcacttagttataatatatactgtGATATGTGTTAAGTCA is part of the Vespa crabro chromosome 8, iyVesCrab1.2, whole genome shotgun sequence genome and encodes:
- the LOC124425859 gene encoding probable serine/threonine-protein kinase yakA isoform X1; translated protein: MSVFTADDRILLEEIVEASTEEHEAELCGSIEKVEESSVTSVAAVEAADTQQQQQQQQQQQQSKSNTVTARRVGGQNVASGNTGAGGGNNVGRVTPRSHMEQEKRMRREIANSNERRRMQSINAGFQSLRTLLPHHEGEKLSKAAILQQTAEYIYQLEQEKTQLLSQNCQLKRLVNQHEGGDLPIKKRKPDNQGVVVSLPVHVSESGDEGLGSMSPEPLSVITVTTESHSVVSSEVVELRRQLERERHARLHLEKQMRAIQSQLYPERFRDNQLIAYQPHEVIEHTDNVMNQETEEAVAALQVVSVMSIPAVGSTQTVETSSPEPSSPPLSPQPGDLVSAEDLKEEESRPSSPKIVAFAQNTVFASLEEQTTADSFSSSSRVTYGSSNTDFKNSSPQYITTSPSRPFSPPAEPQRLPSVLEAAMKAEPKVEVERLPSPSNSLDDGTPQARLYLANTSRQNLETIVEAIRHLEGDHLFSDEPLALTNEPLALTNKSTMKNPSNVKCSSTSTNSTSNSQSTGTEQTSTIPSTNQSSSNSTTASSTSSTTTTTTKQQQQQQQQQQQQQQQQQQQQQQQQRLLHATDVNNFLQFQVQQQAQQRPGVIVVKHS
- the LOC124425859 gene encoding probable serine/threonine-protein kinase yakA isoform X2, giving the protein MSVFTADDRILLEEIVEASTEEHEAELCGIEKVEESSVTSVAAVEAADTQQQQQQQQQQQQSKSNTVTARRVGGQNVASGNTGAGGGNNVGRVTPRSHMEQEKRMRREIANSNERRRMQSINAGFQSLRTLLPHHEGEKLSKAAILQQTAEYIYQLEQEKTQLLSQNCQLKRLVNQHEGGDLPIKKRKPDNQGVVVSLPVHVSESGDEGLGSMSPEPLSVITVTTESHSVVSSEVVELRRQLERERHARLHLEKQMRAIQSQLYPERFRDNQLIAYQPHEVIEHTDNVMNQETEEAVAALQVVSVMSIPAVGSTQTVETSSPEPSSPPLSPQPGDLVSAEDLKEEESRPSSPKIVAFAQNTVFASLEEQTTADSFSSSSRVTYGSSNTDFKNSSPQYITTSPSRPFSPPAEPQRLPSVLEAAMKAEPKVEVERLPSPSNSLDDGTPQARLYLANTSRQNLETIVEAIRHLEGDHLFSDEPLALTNEPLALTNKSTMKNPSNVKCSSTSTNSTSNSQSTGTEQTSTIPSTNQSSSNSTTASSTSSTTTTTTKQQQQQQQQQQQQQQQQQQQQQQQQRLLHATDVNNFLQFQVQQQAQQRPGVIVVKHS